A window of Terriglobales bacterium genomic DNA:
CTTTTTGCGTCTTAGTTGTCAAAAGCTATATCGAGCTAGTTTCTGGCGACGAACTGGAAGATGACTCCAGCGGGTTCCAGAAAGCGGAATTTTACAAACTTGCAATCAATATGAGTGTTCAGCACTCGTAAAATCGAGGAACTGTCCAACATTTTTCCCTCGCTTCGTGTTTTTGGAGGCCACACTTGCCAGCCGGAAGGGCTTCGAATGGCATTGCACCGCCAGGGAGGGATAGCCTGCGGAGCCGCCCTTCTGGGCTGACTAAAACGGCGCTAATGCTGTTTCTTTTCGTCGCGATGCTGCCGCGTGCTTCCGGGCAAGTGTATTTGGCGGGGGGCCCGGGCGGTCCGCCTGCGGCCAGCTACACGCTCAGCGGGACGGTGATTAACTCCGTCACGGGAGACGGCGTTCCGTATGCATTGGTGCAGGTGATGGATCGAGCGCAGTTGACGGGACCGGAGGGGGAGTTTCGATTTGAGGGGCTTCCGGCAGCCGAGGTAACGCCATACGCCCGCAAACCGGGGTTTTTCAATGCACAAGAACGAGCCGACCGGAGCGGTGGGTCGTGGCGTCAAGACAAGACCGTAAAGTTAGGACCCGACACGCAACCAGTCATTCTCAAGCTGCTCCCCGAGGGGGTCGTTTCCGGGGTTGTTACCGGAACCGACGGGGAGCCAGTGGAAGGCGTGACGCTGGTGCCACATTTTCAGCAAATCATGAATGGGCGGCGGCAGTGGGAGTTCGGGCAGGCGACCACCAGCAATGAAGATGGCGAGTTCCGTATAGCTAACCTTCTGCCGGGAACTTATTTTCTTTCAGCACGGCCACAGCCAAAGCGCGTTGTGCGGGGAAGACAGCCTCGCCAGTCGGATGAGGGTTACGCGCCGGTGTTTTATTCGGCCGCTCCGGATCTGGCATCGGCGACGCCTATTGTGATTCAGCCGGGCGCAAGGGCTGACGTCAGCCTGTCGCTTCAAATCGAACGGACCTTTCGCGTCTCAGGAAGAATTTCCGGTTACGATTTGGGGCAGGGAGTAAGCCTGCAGTTGAAAACTCCGTCGGGAGATGAGGTTCCAATGGACATCAACTTAGATCCCCCTAGCGGCGCGTTCGAAGCCAGCATGGTCCCGGCAGGCAGTTATATCCTTCGGGCGTTCGCCTCGCGTCCTTCCGGCCGGTGGTC
This region includes:
- a CDS encoding carboxypeptidase-like regulatory domain-containing protein; this translates as MLFLFVAMLPRASGQVYLAGGPGGPPAASYTLSGTVINSVTGDGVPYALVQVMDRAQLTGPEGEFRFEGLPAAEVTPYARKPGFFNAQERADRSGGSWRQDKTVKLGPDTQPVILKLLPEGVVSGVVTGTDGEPVEGVTLVPHFQQIMNGRRQWEFGQATTSNEDGEFRIANLLPGTYFLSARPQPKRVVRGRQPRQSDEGYAPVFYSAAPDLASATPIVIQPGARADVSLSLQIERTFRVSGRISGYDLGQGVSLQLKTPSGDEVPMDINLDPPSGAFEASMVPAGSYILRAFASRPSGRWSHDPGQSLLAELPLQIRGDVSNVHLVLQPAPMIPVVVRQEFTNSQERPEGVSAKLRQAQLVSVRLLSLDRRNSDVFARFNGPPETSPFVLADAEPGKYRVEITPNGPWYVASAQFGGTDLAHEDLVIYPGASQPLEVVVRDDAASLDVSLQSDESETQGTVLIVPDRRLAPPQLRNARMGDVGRFGGLAPGDYRVFAFDDISGLEYMNADVMREYFPKSARITLQANDRASVHLELIHRGEP